Below is a genomic region from Constrictibacter sp. MBR-5.
GGCCTGGGCGGGCGCGGGCATGAAGAACTGGCGGTGCAACCGCTCGGCGCGGTCGATCCTCTCGCAGGCTTCGTCCCACATCCAGACGCCGGGCGTGCGTGGCGGCATTGTCTTCCCTCGCGGATGCGATCAGGGAAAAGAGATGTGGCGCCTATGGTTCCCTTACAACCAGCGGCGACACCGGCGCCCCTACCTCAGTAGGTCACGCAGGCGGCGTTGAGGATTCCGATGACGATGGAGAAGGCGCCGACGACGATGGCCGGGCCCACCTCCGCGCCTTCGATCTGCCGGACGAGTTCCGGCAGCAGCAGGCGCGCAACGAGGAAGGCGAGAAGCTGGATGACCAGGGCCACGACGCCCCACACCAGCATGTCCGCGATGCTGACGCTGTTCTCGATCACCCCGGCGAGCGGAATGGCGAAGCCGATCATCGCACCGGAGAAGCTGATCGCGGCGGCGCTGTTGCCGGCACGGATCAGCCGGAGCTCGTTGAACGGCGTCACGAAGGTGTAGATCAGCGCGAACACGGCGAGCAGCAGGCAGGCGGCCGCGAAGAAGAGCGCGAAGAAGGGAAGCGTGCCGAGATAGTCGGAGGTGGGGACGAACAAGGATGGTCTCCGAAGCGACGGGCGGGCGCGGACCAAGGTGCAGGGCGGCGCCCGGTGGCGCAAGCGCGATGCGGGATGCCGGCAACATCGCGTCCGCGGCGGCGTTGACGGGAGACCGCTGCTGCAGGAGTGCCGGGTGCCGCTCGATCCCATCGACCAGGTCGATCTCGTCTTTTCCGACTGGCGGCCGATCCGCCACATCGACGATCCGCTGAGCAAGGATCTGTCGGCCGTCGCCCGGGTCGGACGCTGCCTGTTCGTCGCATGCGACGAGACGGCGAGCGTGGAGCGTCTCGTCGAGAACGCCGCCGGCGACTTCGCGGCGCATACCAGCATCCGGCTCGGCGACTTCTTCGATCTCCCCGAAGGACAGTCCGGCGAGATGGACATCGAGGGTTTGGCTGCCGCGGACGGCTATCTCTGGATCGTCGGTTCGCACGCGCTGAAGCGCAAGAAGGCCAAGCGGGACGAGCACGGCCATGAAGACGC
It encodes:
- a CDS encoding DUF350 domain-containing protein, with the protein product MFVPTSDYLGTLPFFALFFAAACLLLAVFALIYTFVTPFNELRLIRAGNSAAAISFSGAMIGFAIPLAGVIENSVSIADMLVWGVVALVIQLLAFLVARLLLPELVRQIEGAEVGPAIVVGAFSIVIGILNAACVTY